One Paenibacillus crassostreae DNA segment encodes these proteins:
- a CDS encoding amidase: protein MRKLPTKSKEKSKFNRYPKWIAAGMILTLTAAPVASAATVSLNTTTSAPAPQVTFRLQESTIAQMQNAMKSGALSSVELTAMYLNRVYAYDTSGIMLNSIPVLNPNVLEEAAKADQLRSQGIVTGPLQGIPYTVKDSYKVKGLTVASGSPAFKNLTAKDDAFTVGKIRESGGVLIGKTNMPPMAAGGMQRGIYGRSESPYNKDYLAAAWFSGSSNGSAVATAANFAAFGMGEETVSSGRSPASNNGLIAYTPSRGLISIRGNWPLFPIRDVVVPHTRTVEDMLRLLDVLVVEDHITKGDLWREQDAVQLPSVSSVRPDTYLELRDTDALKGKRIGVPKIYIGKDYGGTKPIEIRPSILALWEATVADLTALGAEIVEVDFPLQANSEQDRVTAITPEERGLLPANWIGTEFSLINPYAVETFLKSVEDPNFPSWANIDPATVFPNPPDSVDAKQGNDLGRYNALIETVKQGVTPYEQIPQFSEGLQGLEKVRKIDFEDWMKKEELDFIAFPANSNIGKSDADVNESSYDEAWENGNYFSNTNYVLREYGIPSVSVSMGVMKDTGMPVNLTLAGAAYTDNDLLTYAYSYEQASHNRPIATRTPPLQNETISYNSKTSITPAKRLEKDTPVITLNAAIKEEDLVLNGSVTDQSKIAELRVYVNGTRVETKQNLANWSSTLSTAKYNRPDAFKADTLHVLALAKDIHGNTSAQIASVDLTP from the coding sequence TTGCGAAAACTTCCTACAAAATCAAAAGAGAAATCTAAATTCAACCGGTATCCAAAATGGATCGCTGCCGGCATGATTCTGACTCTCACCGCAGCTCCGGTTGCATCAGCTGCAACTGTCTCCCTGAACACAACCACCTCGGCTCCTGCTCCTCAAGTCACCTTCCGGCTGCAAGAATCGACAATCGCTCAGATGCAGAACGCTATGAAATCCGGAGCACTTTCGAGTGTCGAACTAACTGCTATGTATTTGAATAGGGTGTACGCCTATGACACAAGCGGAATCATGCTCAATTCTATCCCCGTGCTCAATCCCAATGTATTAGAAGAAGCTGCAAAAGCGGATCAATTAAGATCTCAGGGTATTGTTACCGGTCCATTGCAAGGAATCCCTTACACAGTTAAAGACAGTTACAAGGTTAAAGGGCTTACTGTGGCTTCAGGATCCCCCGCTTTTAAAAATTTAACAGCAAAGGACGATGCTTTTACAGTCGGGAAAATTCGTGAATCCGGCGGTGTACTGATCGGTAAAACCAACATGCCTCCAATGGCAGCTGGGGGAATGCAAAGAGGTATCTATGGCCGGTCTGAAAGTCCATATAACAAAGATTATTTAGCAGCCGCATGGTTCTCAGGTTCATCAAATGGTTCAGCTGTCGCCACGGCTGCCAACTTTGCTGCCTTTGGAATGGGAGAAGAAACTGTATCATCCGGAAGATCACCAGCCTCCAACAATGGATTGATTGCTTACACACCTTCACGCGGTCTGATTTCAATCCGCGGCAATTGGCCGCTTTTCCCGATCCGCGATGTTGTCGTTCCCCATACTAGAACTGTAGAAGATATGCTTCGCTTGCTGGACGTTCTTGTGGTTGAAGACCATATCACTAAAGGTGACCTTTGGCGTGAGCAAGATGCAGTTCAGTTACCTTCTGTCAGCAGTGTTCGTCCCGATACTTATCTCGAACTGAGGGATACAGATGCTTTGAAAGGTAAGCGTATTGGTGTTCCGAAAATTTATATCGGCAAAGACTATGGAGGCACCAAGCCGATAGAGATCAGGCCTTCTATTCTGGCATTGTGGGAAGCAACAGTAGCGGACTTAACTGCGCTGGGGGCAGAAATTGTAGAAGTGGATTTTCCGCTCCAAGCAAACAGCGAGCAAGATCGTGTTACAGCAATAACACCGGAGGAGCGGGGGCTGCTACCGGCCAATTGGATAGGAACAGAGTTTAGCTTAATCAATCCATATGCAGTTGAAACGTTCCTCAAAAGTGTTGAAGATCCGAACTTCCCATCCTGGGCTAATATCGATCCGGCCACAGTCTTCCCGAATCCTCCTGATTCAGTCGATGCCAAACAGGGCAATGACCTGGGCAGATATAATGCATTAATCGAGACTGTTAAACAAGGAGTTACTCCATATGAACAAATACCACAATTTAGCGAGGGACTGCAAGGGCTTGAAAAGGTCCGGAAAATTGACTTTGAAGATTGGATGAAAAAAGAAGAACTTGATTTCATCGCCTTCCCGGCCAATTCAAATATCGGCAAGTCGGATGCAGACGTGAATGAGTCTTCCTATGACGAAGCCTGGGAGAATGGTAACTATTTCTCCAATACGAACTATGTTCTACGTGAATATGGAATTCCAAGTGTGTCTGTAAGTATGGGGGTGATGAAGGATACGGGCATGCCTGTCAATCTAACCTTGGCAGGTGCAGCTTATACCGACAATGATCTGCTCACATATGCATATTCCTATGAACAGGCATCGCACAACCGTCCGATTGCAACTCGTACGCCTCCGCTTCAGAATGAGACCATTTCATACAATTCTAAAACATCAATCACTCCTGCTAAGCGGCTCGAGAAAGATACTCCTGTAATAACATTGAATGCTGCCATCAAAGAGGAAGATCTTGTCTTAAACGGATCAGTCACCGATCAGAGTAAGATTGCTGAGCTCCGTGTCTATGTCAATGGCACTCGAGTAGAGACGAAGCAAAATCTCGCCAATTGGTCATCCACATTGTCAACTGCTAAATATAATCGGCCTGATGCCTTTAAGGCAGATACATTACATGTTCTTGCCCTGGCCAAAGATATTCATGGAAATACCTCTGCTCAAATTGCCTCTGTGGATTTAACGCCTTAA
- a CDS encoding fibronectin type III-like domain-contianing protein yields MYIRDVIGSVVRPLRELKQKGESTTVSFTITEDMLKFYGIKMNYTSEPGQFIVYIGSDSTTKNKKEFILEPEFE; encoded by the coding sequence ATGTATATCAGGGATGTCATTGGAAGCGTCGTAAGACCGCTCAGGGAACTAAAGCAAAAAGGAGAAAGTACAACCGTATCATTTACCATTACAGAAGATATGCTGAAATTTTATGGAATCAAGATGAATTACACAAGTGAGCCTGGGCAATTCATTGTTTATATTGGAAGTGATAGCACAACAAAGAATAAGAAAGAATTTATATTAGAACCTGAGTTTGAATGA
- a CDS encoding agmatine deiminase family protein, which translates to MKKIAQKTLMVALLGTLCLPVSMHAQGTIADYKTMAFSERSDYGYTYPAEWEKQKSVWLAWSGSVEPNKVSIQIITALHKKVRIDLVVENEAAKKEAMTWMDSYKIDKSKVQFHMYGGANIFIRDPGPLFLKTTDGKPLIADFNWNNYGVDTTRAPYSLSRGGVDKIMAKKLGMKTITSSFVAEGGGLEVNGEGVLLTFKDTALQRNPGKTLAEIEAEYLRMYGQKKIVWLERSPLQDRRSPDNKPLTGNYFGGGANGHIDEVARFINPNTVLVASYPKSALNGHPLGKADYHVYEEAAETLRNATDANGKPFTVIQVENPDLALFWEERIVPANDDEYSHFGIKAGETVYQVPAVSYMNFLISNQVVLIPKYWREGLPQHVKTLDDQFKKTMQTAYPGYKIVQIDPLAVNFWGGGIHCITQQMPAY; encoded by the coding sequence ATGAAAAAAATTGCTCAGAAAACACTGATGGTAGCCTTGCTTGGAACCTTATGTCTCCCCGTTTCGATGCATGCCCAAGGAACAATTGCCGATTATAAAACGATGGCCTTTTCAGAACGTTCTGATTACGGGTACACCTATCCGGCTGAATGGGAAAAGCAGAAGTCGGTATGGCTGGCATGGTCGGGTAGTGTTGAACCCAACAAAGTGTCTATTCAAATCATTACAGCTCTACATAAGAAAGTACGTATCGATCTTGTTGTCGAGAATGAAGCTGCCAAAAAAGAAGCTATGACCTGGATGGATTCATATAAAATTGATAAATCAAAAGTGCAGTTCCATATGTATGGAGGAGCCAATATTTTCATCCGCGATCCCGGGCCATTATTCTTAAAGACGACTGACGGAAAACCGCTCATTGCTGATTTTAACTGGAATAATTACGGAGTAGATACAACAAGAGCACCTTACTCGCTATCCCGCGGAGGCGTAGATAAGATTATGGCCAAGAAGCTGGGAATGAAGACCATTACCTCCAGCTTTGTTGCTGAAGGCGGTGGCTTAGAGGTAAATGGCGAGGGAGTTCTGCTTACTTTTAAGGATACTGCATTACAGCGTAATCCCGGTAAGACGCTTGCTGAAATTGAAGCAGAATATTTACGGATGTACGGACAGAAAAAGATCGTATGGCTGGAACGCAGCCCTTTACAAGATCGGCGTTCGCCCGATAATAAGCCGCTGACCGGCAATTATTTTGGCGGCGGGGCAAACGGCCATATAGACGAAGTAGCCAGGTTCATTAATCCAAATACAGTCCTTGTTGCTTCATATCCTAAATCGGCCTTAAACGGGCACCCACTAGGAAAAGCTGATTATCATGTGTATGAAGAGGCCGCCGAAACTCTGCGAAATGCAACGGATGCAAACGGTAAACCTTTCACCGTAATCCAAGTAGAGAATCCTGATTTAGCATTATTCTGGGAGGAACGTATCGTTCCTGCGAATGATGATGAATACAGCCATTTTGGTATTAAAGCCGGTGAGACGGTTTATCAAGTGCCTGCGGTAAGCTATATGAACTTTCTAATCTCGAATCAGGTCGTTCTTATTCCGAAATACTGGCGGGAAGGCCTCCCGCAACATGTGAAGACATTGGATGATCAGTTCAAGAAAACGATGCAGACGGCTTACCCGGGGTATAAAATCGTTCAAATCGACCCACTTGCCGTTAATTTTTGGGGCGGAGGTATCCACTGTATCACACAGCAAATGCCGGCATACTAA
- a CDS encoding sensor histidine kinase has translation MNGKSVIVKLFTLTSSVFIVLFLLMYVGQLVFFEDFYKYRELKSLEKNTRAFADQYEKSTDELNRINALSAFLNDNKAQIVVVDKSGNYLFDNPFKIVITLENGQEITIPLYVYPHSGELENTGLKIGDTISVTGLFQYEGNKEIFYSTQITKNDGALISRRTEHSQTSMQVLTGRIVHIILPRADQWNIREGILNFAIIGNFPLADTELQMLESGEAITKEWTEPWSNAENLILLHPILEEGNLSSIAMVVSSVAELDTTYASLRIYYLYFGAGGILLILLLSVFYSKVVAKPLLKINDMAKRLERMDFSVITPLQCNDEFGMLSRNLTSLAGKLDVALSQLREMNSQLLSDIEQKEQLERIQHAFISDISHELKTPLSIIRSYAEGLRDRVAEDRKRLYTDTIIDECKRMEELILNMLMLMRYDSEMNLFHPEACSLKELLERVIRLMKEQLNGSELELVFKAEQNYIVYVDPVLVERIMLNLISNAIRHAYPESTITISVEEFSSQTVRVAVKNQGNSIAEEHMQRIWDRFYQVAESRSRNMSGSGLGLAIVKQIVNDHGQSCGSCNTDEGVVFWFTLEMFLEEE, from the coding sequence ATGAATGGTAAGAGTGTTATAGTTAAGCTTTTCACATTAACATCTTCCGTTTTTATTGTATTGTTTCTGCTGATGTACGTGGGGCAGCTAGTATTCTTTGAAGACTTCTATAAGTACCGGGAACTAAAATCCCTTGAAAAAAATACACGAGCATTTGCTGATCAATACGAAAAGAGTACAGACGAGCTCAATAGAATTAACGCTTTGTCAGCATTTCTCAATGACAATAAAGCCCAGATTGTTGTTGTGGACAAAAGCGGGAATTATTTGTTCGATAATCCATTCAAGATTGTTATTACTTTGGAAAATGGCCAAGAAATTACAATTCCTCTATACGTGTACCCGCATTCCGGAGAACTGGAGAATACAGGGTTAAAGATCGGAGACACCATTTCCGTAACTGGTCTTTTTCAGTATGAGGGAAATAAAGAGATATTTTATTCAACACAAATTACAAAGAATGATGGCGCCCTGATTTCCAGGAGAACAGAACATTCACAAACCAGCATGCAGGTACTGACCGGAAGGATTGTCCATATCATTCTACCGCGGGCGGATCAGTGGAATATACGGGAGGGGATCCTTAACTTTGCGATTATAGGGAACTTTCCACTGGCTGATACTGAGCTGCAGATGCTTGAATCGGGAGAGGCGATTACTAAAGAATGGACTGAACCATGGAGTAACGCAGAAAATCTCATTCTTCTACACCCTATATTGGAAGAAGGGAACTTATCCAGCATAGCTATGGTCGTCTCTTCAGTAGCTGAGTTAGACACAACTTACGCCTCGCTTAGAATTTATTATCTGTACTTTGGTGCGGGCGGTATTTTACTCATACTACTGTTATCGGTGTTCTATTCAAAGGTTGTGGCGAAACCACTGCTGAAGATCAATGATATGGCTAAAAGATTAGAACGCATGGACTTTTCTGTAATTACACCTCTGCAGTGTAATGATGAATTTGGGATGTTGTCTCGTAATTTAACCAGTCTCGCCGGCAAACTGGATGTTGCCCTCTCCCAGCTGCGTGAGATGAACAGTCAATTGCTCTCTGATATTGAACAAAAAGAGCAACTTGAGCGGATACAACATGCTTTCATTTCGGATATATCTCACGAACTTAAAACACCTTTGTCCATCATTCGAAGTTATGCTGAAGGATTAAGGGATAGGGTAGCTGAGGATAGAAAAAGGTTATACACCGATACGATTATCGATGAATGCAAGCGGATGGAAGAACTCATTCTCAATATGTTGATGTTAATGCGGTACGATTCGGAGATGAACTTGTTTCACCCTGAAGCTTGTTCATTAAAGGAACTGTTGGAACGGGTTATCAGATTGATGAAAGAACAGCTTAATGGAAGTGAGCTGGAGCTCGTATTTAAGGCAGAGCAGAACTATATCGTGTATGTAGATCCTGTGTTAGTGGAAAGGATTATGTTAAATTTAATTAGTAATGCCATTCGGCATGCGTATCCTGAAAGTACAATCACTATTAGTGTAGAGGAGTTTTCGTCCCAAACCGTACGCGTTGCTGTAAAGAATCAGGGGAATTCGATTGCGGAAGAACACATGCAGCGGATATGGGACCGTTTCTATCAAGTTGCAGAGAGCAGAAGCCGGAACATGTCAGGCTCAGGTTTGGGACTGGCAATCGTAAAACAGATTGTAAATGATCATGGTCAATCCTGCGGCAGCTGTAATACGGATGAAGGGGTTGTTTTCTGGTTCACTCTAGAGATGTTCTTGGAAGAGGAATAA
- a CDS encoding response regulator transcription factor gives MSQRTLLIVEDEARLRQVIADYFFQAKWNVVEAENGREALSLLEENVIDLIITDILMPVMDGWELCTTVRRRSNIPIIMLTSKSEDEDKLRGYKMGSDDYIGKPFSPMVLVAKANNLLDRTEGFISSSESVIKGTELAINRPAHEVKINGKAISLGPKEFDILLYLVKNRGIVLSRESILNQIWGYNYDGDIRVVDTQIKRLRAKIGNASDLIQTIPRYGYKFEVRA, from the coding sequence ATGAGCCAACGTACTTTGTTGATCGTTGAAGACGAAGCCAGATTGAGACAAGTCATAGCTGACTACTTTTTTCAAGCGAAATGGAATGTGGTTGAAGCAGAGAATGGGCGTGAAGCACTCTCGTTACTGGAAGAGAATGTTATAGATCTGATCATTACCGATATTCTGATGCCAGTCATGGATGGATGGGAGCTGTGTACAACTGTCCGGCGCAGATCAAACATTCCGATTATTATGTTGACTTCTAAATCCGAGGATGAAGATAAGCTTAGGGGATATAAAATGGGCTCCGATGATTATATTGGCAAACCATTCAGCCCAATGGTGTTAGTGGCTAAGGCCAACAATCTTCTGGATCGTACAGAAGGTTTTATCTCTTCAAGCGAGTCGGTGATTAAGGGCACCGAGCTCGCCATTAATCGCCCTGCACATGAAGTCAAAATTAACGGAAAGGCAATTTCACTCGGACCGAAGGAGTTTGATATACTGCTATATCTTGTAAAGAACCGCGGGATTGTACTGAGTCGTGAAAGTATCCTTAATCAGATATGGGGATATAATTATGACGGTGATATAAGGGTAGTAGATACCCAGATCAAACGGTTGCGGGCAAAAATCGGTAACGCGTCAGATTTGATTCAAACCATCCCTCGATACGGATATAAATTTGAGGTTAGAGCATGA